A single region of the Chrysoperla carnea chromosome 5, inChrCarn1.1, whole genome shotgun sequence genome encodes:
- the LOC123301760 gene encoding suppressor of fused homolog, translated as MDEHIRQAPALNILPPTPAGLESLYSLCRQIYPNQANPLQVTALLKYWLGGPDPLDYISMYANPGIPQENIPPHWHYISFGLSDLHGDGRVHEINTNPEGLSGFGFELTFRLKREPGETAPPTWPATLMQSLAKYVFQSGNNLCAGDHVSWHCALDNSESRIQHMLMARDPQLAITRTPFGTVDFVQIVGVCADELQAAQQWNGIGVLEMLSRLPSAGGKWLVTDMRRGESIFEIDPNAHEEVERGFETEGSNLSGVSARCSWAEADISQDNRNKDRNANNRDIPHISEEESDQIRTTLQRGLSTIPGSISDRKDRQSNESKSDDGRESHSVLESTELLRIRKLDGIHLTFNLEAGSLLPLAIRGRVKHGRHFTYKSVLGETAITLVASSVTGTLVDSDHPYVSQGAWLQVLIPDDLAQHMATSFETLAKPELLTLPKTFSWPDHKLLVTIVADKI; from the exons atGGATGAGCATATTAGACAAGCACctgcattaaatattttaccacCGACTCCTGCAGGATTGGAATCTTTATATTCATTATGCCGACAAATTTATCCAAATCAAGCGAATCCTTTACAAGTAACAGCATTACTTAAATATtg gttggGTGGTCCTGATCCTTTAGACTACATCAGTATGTATGCAAATCCTGGTATTCCACAAGAAAACATTCCTCCACATTGGCATTATATTAg ttttggtCTATCGGATTTACATGGAGATGGTCGGGTCCATGAAATCAATACAAATCCCGAAGGTCTATCTGGATTTGGTTTTGAATTAACATTTCGTTTAAAACGTGAACCTGGAGAAACAGCACCACCTACTTGGCCCGCCACACTAATGCAATCACTTGCTAAATACGTGTTTCAATCGGGTAACAATTTATGTGCGGGAGATCATGTTTCATGGCATTGTGCTCTCGATAACAGTGAATCACGTATCCAACATATGCTGATGGCCCGTGATCCACAATTGGCAATCACTCGTACACCGTTTGGTACAGTCGATTTCGTACAAATTGTGGGTGTGTGTGCTGACGAATTACAAGCGGCCCAACAATGGAATGGAATTGGTGTACTAGAAATGTTAAGTCGATTACCTAGTGCTGGCGGTAAATGGCTAGTAACGGATATGCGACGTGGTGAAAGTATATTTGAAATTGATCCAAATGCACATGAAGAAGTTGAACGTGGTTTTGAAACGGAAGGTTCAAATTTAAGTGGTGTTAGTGCACGGTGTTCATGGGCTGAAGCGGATATTTCACAGGATAATCGTAATAAAGATCGTAATGCAAATAATCGTGATATACCACATATATCAGAAGAGGAATCGGATCAAATTCGTACAACGTTACAACGTGGACTAAGCACAATACCCGGTTCAATAAGTGATCGGAAAGATCGACAATCAAATGAATCGAAATCGGATGATGGTCGTGAATCTCATAGTGTGTTAGAATCAACAGAATTGTTACGAATTCGTAAATTAGATGGAATTCATTTAACGTTTAATTTAGAAGCTGGTAGTTTATTACCTCTTGCTATTCG AGGTCGTGTAAAACACGGTAGACACTTTACATACAAATCAGTATTAGGTGAAACAGCCATAACTCTGGTAGCAAGCAGTGTGACTGGAACATTAGTAGATTCAGATCATCCGTATGTGTCACAAGGTGCATGGTTACAAGTATTAATACCAGATGATTTAGCACAACATATGGCAACAAGTTTTGAAACATTAGCTAAACCAGAATTACTAACATTACCGAAAACATTCTCATGGCCAGATCATAAGCTATTAGTTACTATTGTtgctgataaaatataa